The genome window AGATACTTTTATAAACGACACCCAGGACGGCCAGTGCCCAGATAATGCCAAACATCGTCCAGCCTTCCCAGCCCCTGATGGCGACCAGGCAATAGGGGGTGTAGGTGCCGGCAATCAGGATGTAGATCATGCAGTGGTCAAAGATTTGGAAGAGGTGCTTAGCCTTGGTAAAGACGAGGGCGTGGAAGAGTGTCGACGAGAGATAGAACAGGATGAGGATACTGCCGTAAACCGTAAAGGTCACGACCCGCATGGGACTTCCAGTATGAGCTGCTCTGATAATCAAAAAGACTAACCCAGCGATTGCCAGGGCGGTGCCAATCCCGTGAGTAATTGCGTTTCCAATTTCAATTAAGAGTGTTTTAGTATCTGTCTTACTTGTTTGTGCCAACTTTATTACTCCTTTCGTACCAATCTGCGGTGAATTCTAAAGGGCTTTTTGGTATACTATTACTATAAAAAATTGAATTAGGTATTTAAATATAACCGTTTTTCGTTATAATGGTTTTGTAAACCCATTACCTAGTTATCAAAACTAGGTAAAATTATAACACATAATGGTCGACAAGGAGGAGCGAATTTTCCATGTCTCAAGTAAAAATTGTCTGTGATTCATCGGCAGGCTTAACCGAAGAAGAAATTAAAAAGTATAATATTACGATTATTCCCCTAACGGTAATGATTGACGACACGATTTACGTTGAACGGGAGACCATTACTAATGACCAGTTCCCGGAAATGATGAAGAATGCTAAGTCATTACCCAAGACGTCCCAACCGCCAATCGGGAAATTCGTCGACGCCTTTGACAAGCTCGGTGCGGACGGGAGTGAAGTCCTCTGCGTAACGATGATGGAGTCGATTAGTGGGACCGTTCATGCGGCGGAGCAGGCAGCCACGATGACTAAGACGAAGGTCACGGTTTATGATTCACAGACGACCGACCAGGGGATGGCCTTTCAAATTGTTGCCGCAGCCAAGGTCCTGGAGGACGGCGGCAGTGTTGACGACGCGATTGCCAAAATGAAGGACGTCCTGGCAAAGTCAAAGCTCTACCTGGCAATTGACAACCTCGATAACCTGGTAGCAGGTGGTCGGGTCAGCAAGTTTGCCGGTGCCCTATCAAACATTCTGAATATTAAAATCATGCTTCAGGTCTATGGTGGCCAAATCCATATCATTATGAAAGGCCGCGGGACCAAGGCTATTCACAAGGAATGGGACCGGATTCTCAAGGAGATGGCGGAAGGGCCTAAACCAGTGCGGATTGGGATCTCCCATGTAGAGGGTGACAAGGAAGTTGACCGGCTCAAGGCGGCGGTCGAAGAACTTTACCCGAATATCCCAGTAGTTGTTCGGGAGACGGTGCCGATTATTGCCACCCATACGGGGATGGGTGCTTGCTGCCTGCTGTACTATACTGAATAGGTTAAGGTTGACAAGGATGCAGGGTCAAACCAGCTTGCTTGGCTTACTGTCCCGGCCTGGTGCCGCGCGGCAAGCTACTGAGTGATAACATTATTAGCTTTAAAATAGTAAAGAGACTGGGTTAGTTCCCGGTCTCTTCTTGTTCAGAGGAGGATTATGCTGTGAAGAGGAAATGGTGGCTAGGATTACTGTTGCTATGCCTGCTGGCCGTGCTTGGCAGCGGGTGGTATTTTTATAACCACCTGGCTGGGCAGCGGTCAGCAGAGCCGATGTACGTTCAAAAGAAGAACGTTCACCTGGTGGCAGTCGGTGATTCGTTGACTTTCGGCCAGGGGGACGAAACGAAGAATGGTGGTTATGTCGGGATTATTAAGCAAAAAATTGAACACCGTTACCGTCAAACCACCGTTGAAACGGCTAACTACGGCGTTAGCGGGGACCGGTCTGACCAAATCCTTGCGCGTCTAAACGCACAAAAAACGATGCGGCAGGATCTCCGCCAGGCTGATGTAATTACCATGACCGTTGGGGGAAACGACTTGCTGCAGAATCTGGAGAAGAATGTCCTAAATTCACCGCAGACGATTGATAAGGACGTTGCTGCCGCTCAGCAGACCTATACCGCAAGTTTAAATAAACTGCTCCAGGCGGTCCGCAAAGAAAACCGGCAGGCCCCGATTTTTGTCCTGAGTATCTACAACCCTGTTTATACCTACTTCCCTGATGTGGATACCATCAATGATTCCATCGCCAAGTGGAACACAACAACAGCAGCGGTGACCCGGGGATATAAGCGGGCCTACTTCGTCGACATTAATCATTTAATGTCGTGGGGGCAGTACAAGACCGCGGCCCAGCGTCAACAACTGGTGCGGAAAGAAGAGCAGGCTAACCGGGGGAAGGTTACCCAGGCGCGTTTGCTTAACATTATGAAGAATAAGGATCATAATTTGAATCAGTACATTTCAACCGAAGATAACTTTCATCCCAACCACCGCGGCTACGAGCAGATGGCTGACAGCCTCTTCCAGGCAATGCAGCGGCACGACAGTTGGGAGTACGTAAAGAGGTAAACTATGGAGAAAAGATCAGTAAAGACAAACCGGCCAGTGAACCGGTGGAAGTGGGCCTTTACCGTTTTGCTGGCGGTGATTGTGCTGGCAACCGGAATCGTTATCAACCGGGTGACTGCCCCGGCACCAACCCCAGCGGTAACCCGCAAAGCTGACATTGGCGACACCTCGATGACGGTTGAACTCAATCGTCACCAGGTGAATGCGCTAGCGGCAAACTACCTAAACCGTTTCTTGAGGGGCCAGCAGGTCAAGTACACCTTTATTGTCGGCCAGCAGTATGCGACCTTGGCCGGGGACACTAAGTTTCTGGGAGCCAAGATTCGCTTTGCCCTTAACTTTATTCCCGAGCGGCAAAAGAACGGCAATGTTTTGTTGCGGGCTAAGGGATTGTCAATTGGCCGGCTCAATCTTCCTGTTAAAATCGTGATGGGCTACATTGCAAAGAACTATAATGTTCCCAAATGGGTAAAAATTGACGCGAAGAAGAAGACAATCTTACTGGACCTTAACCAGTATAGTGCTAAGCGGTCGCTGAAGTATTCGGCTCAGGAAATTAACATGGCCCAGGGGCGGTTTAAGTTCCTGATTACGGTTCCGACTAATTAAGAAAGGAGAGTTTTATATGAACCAGGAAAGTTTTTACCGCTACCTAATGACGCAGCGCAATCCGAACAGTGCGGACGAGATTGAGCAGTTCGCCAATAACGCCTTTTTAGACTCGGCCTTTCCGAAGCAGTCAACGGACTTTGAGGAAATTTCGCAGTACCTGGAAGAAAACGCGGATTACCTGCCGGCGATGACCATTTTTGACGCGGCTTGGCGGCGGTATTTGGATGCGATGAATTAGGAGGGAGTTAATTATGGCAACGATTCAATGGTTCCCAGGACATATGGCTAAGGCTCTGCGGCAGATTCGTGAACAAATGCCGTTGGTTGACATTGTCTTTGAATTGGTGGATGCACGGGTCCCGTATTCATCTCAGAATCCCGAGGTAGCCCTGGCAGCAGGCGATAAGCCCGGTTTGCTAATCATGACCAAGACCGACTTGGCAGACCCGGACCGGCTAGCGGAATGGAAGCAATACTTTACGGCGAAGGGGCAGCCATTCTTGGCACTTGATTCGCGGCAGCATAACGTCAGCAAATTGGTTACCAATAAAAGTAAGGAAATTCTCCATGACCAGTTAGCGCAGGAGGCGGCCAAGGGCCTCAAAAAGCGGCCGATTCGGGCCATGTGTGTTGGGGTGCCGAATGTTGGTAAATCGACCCTCCTCAACCACCTGGTCAAGAAGAACGTCGCCCAGACGGGAAACCGCCCCGGCGTGACGACCGGGCAGCAGTGGCTGCGTTCGTCGGCAGAACTTGAATTATTAGATACGCCTGGTGTGCTCTGGCACAAGTTTGCCAGTCCTAAGCAGGGGGTAATGCTGGCTCTTTCCGGCGCTATCAAGGATAGTCTCTATCCAAAGGACGACGTGGCCCTCTTTGCACTGGCCTATCTGCGGGAACACCAGCCGGAGTTGTTGAAGAAGCGTTACCACCTGACTGACCAGGACTTAGACACGGCAGTTGGTAATCCCGACCTCCTGCTGACGATTACCAGCAAACTTGGTTTCCGTGATGACTATGACCGGGCCAGTGAACGGCTGATTTTTGATTTACGCAAGGGCAAGCTGGGACCCATCACGATGGAAGTTCCGAGCGATTTAAACGCGGAGGGAATCAATGAGTAAGCAGACGGTCAGTGAAGTCCGGGCCTTGCTGGCAACAATTGACAATTTGACAGATCCCCGGTTGGCCGAACTGGCTGCCGATGACCGGAAGGGAGTGCAGGCGGCACTACGGCAACACCAGCGACGGGTCGAACGTCAGCAAGCCGCGCGTCAGGCCTTTCAGCAACGCTTTAACTACGAGCGGCAGCTCTGGCAGAGCGGTTGCCGTTACGTCGCGGGGATGGATGAAGTGGGGCGCGGTCCCCTTGCTGGCCCGGTGGTGACCTGTGCGGTAATTTTA of Limosilactobacillus oris contains these proteins:
- the trhA gene encoding PAQR family membrane homeostasis protein TrhA — translated: MAQTSKTDTKTLLIEIGNAITHGIGTALAIAGLVFLIIRAAHTGSPMRVVTFTVYGSILILFYLSSTLFHALVFTKAKHLFQIFDHCMIYILIAGTYTPYCLVAIRGWEGWTMFGIIWALAVLGVVYKSIWLKHKSNYSTLIYVLMGWLCVFAFFPLWHALGPVGFGLLLAGGITFTLGALLYSRPTAYTHFIWHFFVLAGTALMYFSILFYV
- a CDS encoding DegV family protein; its protein translation is MSQVKIVCDSSAGLTEEEIKKYNITIIPLTVMIDDTIYVERETITNDQFPEMMKNAKSLPKTSQPPIGKFVDAFDKLGADGSEVLCVTMMESISGTVHAAEQAATMTKTKVTVYDSQTTDQGMAFQIVAAAKVLEDGGSVDDAIAKMKDVLAKSKLYLAIDNLDNLVAGGRVSKFAGALSNILNIKIMLQVYGGQIHIIMKGRGTKAIHKEWDRILKEMAEGPKPVRIGISHVEGDKEVDRLKAAVEELYPNIPVVVRETVPIIATHTGMGACCLLYYTE
- a CDS encoding SGNH/GDSL hydrolase family protein; translation: MKRKWWLGLLLLCLLAVLGSGWYFYNHLAGQRSAEPMYVQKKNVHLVAVGDSLTFGQGDETKNGGYVGIIKQKIEHRYRQTTVETANYGVSGDRSDQILARLNAQKTMRQDLRQADVITMTVGGNDLLQNLEKNVLNSPQTIDKDVAAAQQTYTASLNKLLQAVRKENRQAPIFVLSIYNPVYTYFPDVDTINDSIAKWNTTTAAVTRGYKRAYFVDINHLMSWGQYKTAAQRQQLVRKEEQANRGKVTQARLLNIMKNKDHNLNQYISTEDNFHPNHRGYEQMADSLFQAMQRHDSWEYVKR
- a CDS encoding YpmS family protein, yielding MEKRSVKTNRPVNRWKWAFTVLLAVIVLATGIVINRVTAPAPTPAVTRKADIGDTSMTVELNRHQVNALAANYLNRFLRGQQVKYTFIVGQQYATLAGDTKFLGAKIRFALNFIPERQKNGNVLLRAKGLSIGRLNLPVKIVMGYIAKNYNVPKWVKIDAKKKTILLDLNQYSAKRSLKYSAQEINMAQGRFKFLITVPTN
- a CDS encoding YozE family protein — translated: MNQESFYRYLMTQRNPNSADEIEQFANNAFLDSAFPKQSTDFEEISQYLEENADYLPAMTIFDAAWRRYLDAMN
- the ylqF gene encoding ribosome biogenesis GTPase YlqF, which produces MATIQWFPGHMAKALRQIREQMPLVDIVFELVDARVPYSSQNPEVALAAGDKPGLLIMTKTDLADPDRLAEWKQYFTAKGQPFLALDSRQHNVSKLVTNKSKEILHDQLAQEAAKGLKKRPIRAMCVGVPNVGKSTLLNHLVKKNVAQTGNRPGVTTGQQWLRSSAELELLDTPGVLWHKFASPKQGVMLALSGAIKDSLYPKDDVALFALAYLREHQPELLKKRYHLTDQDLDTAVGNPDLLLTITSKLGFRDDYDRASERLIFDLRKGKLGPITMEVPSDLNAEGINE